The following are encoded in a window of Thermoanaerobacter ethanolicus JW 200 genomic DNA:
- the yyaC gene encoding spore protease YyaC: protein MELINIEDKSAVGHFYKFFSNYLTELYDYRKEIVLLCIGTDRSTGDSLGPLIGHKLKPLLKGKAHVFGTLEEPLHAKNIHQVLKYINLNYGRPFMIAIDACLGSLNHVGHISVGKGPIKPGAGVSKDLPPVGDMFVTGIVNISGFMEYMVLQNTRLRTVMKMADIISVGIYKTINEIYEQNRVGAE from the coding sequence ATGGAGTTAATAAATATTGAAGACAAAAGTGCTGTAGGGCATTTTTATAAATTTTTCTCTAACTACCTGACAGAACTATATGATTATCGAAAAGAAATAGTTTTGCTGTGTATAGGGACTGATAGGTCCACAGGGGATAGCTTGGGACCTTTAATTGGTCATAAACTAAAGCCTCTTCTTAAAGGAAAAGCCCATGTCTTTGGTACTTTAGAAGAACCACTACATGCAAAAAACATACATCAGGTTTTAAAGTACATAAATTTAAATTATGGACGTCCTTTTATGATAGCGATAGACGCTTGTTTGGGTTCTTTAAACCACGTAGGTCATATCTCTGTTGGAAAAGGACCTATAAAGCCTGGAGCGGGGGTTTCTAAAGACCTGCCTCCTGTAGGAGATATGTTTGTTACAGGAATTGTCAATATCTCTGGTTTTATGGAATACATGGTGCTTCAAAATACAAGACTTAGAACTGTAATGAAAATGGCAGATATAATTTCTGTGGGAATATACAA